The genomic segment CTTGCCACTCTGTTAAATCAGCCTGAGAACTTTCCACCAAACCTCATTCTTATTGACGAACCGGAGCTGGGACTGCATCCATACGCACTCACCCTGCTTGCCGAGATGTTAAAACAGGCAGCCGATTCACGGCAAGTAATCGTCTCGACGCAATCCGCAGACCTTGTAAATCACTTTGAACCCGAAGACATAGTGGTTGTCGACCGCAGGGACGACGAATCCGTTTTCAGAAGACTGAGTTCGGAACACCTTACCTACTGGCTTGAAGACTACACTCTCGGCGACCTCTGGAAAATGAATGTGCTTGGCGGCAGACCTTAGCCATGAAGAAAGTCATCATCGTCTGTGAAGGACAAACCGAGGAAGCTTTCGTGAACAAACTCCTCTATCCCGAGCTTTGGGCTAAGGGAGTGTTCACAGAACCTCGCATCATCTCTACTTCGCCTCTTGGAAAAGGCGGTGTGCTGAGCGGAGAACGTGTGCTCCGCTACCTCAGAAACACCCTTCGGGAACGGGGAAACACCTATGTCACTACATTTTTCGACCTGTTTGCCCTGCCGCAGGATTTCCCGGGACTGAAGAATACGCCCATGGCGGCGGGCCCGCTTGACCACGCAACAGAAATTGAAACAGCGCTTCACAATGCCGTCGTTCGCGAAGCCGGGTGCCTGCCCGAACGCTTTTTTCCCCACATTCAGCCCTACGAATTCGAAGCCCTGCTGTTCTCTGACACGACCGGTTTCGTGAGAGCGGAACCAGCGTGGAAGGCATTTGCCGGAAAACTCGCGAGCATACGCGAAAACGCAAAAAGCCCCGAGTACATAAACGACGGGGCTGACACGCACCCTTCGGCACGCCTTCAAAACCTTCTTCACCCGAGATACAAGAAGGTCACCCACGGCGCGGGAGTCTCGGCAGAGATAGGCATTGACCGCATACGATCTGAGTGTCAACATTTTGACCAATGGCTCTCACGCATTGAGGCCGTTATCCCGCTGGAACAGCAGGAGATATAGCACATGGCACTATTATCGGAATCAGTAGTGGAAGAAGCGGCTCTCGGATGGTTCCGTGAGATCGGTTATCTGGTAATCGGCGGAGCGGACATGCAGCCAGGCAAAAACTCCCTCCGCGAAACCCACAAAGACGTACTGTTCCCAACAACTCTGCGCGAGGCGCTCTCCCGGCTGAACCCCGAACTTCCCGCAGAAGCCATAGACGATGCCGCGCGCAAGGTGCAAAACCCCGAGGGACCGACCCTTGAGGCCCGAAACCGCTCGTTTCACCGGATGGCCGCAGACGGCGTGACGGTTGAGTACCGCGGGGGCGATGGCGCAATCCGTGGCGCGCAGGTGCGCGTATTTGATTTTGACGAACCCGGCAACAATGACTGGATAGCGGTTAACCAGTTCACCGTGTCTGAAAACGACCACAGCCGCCGCCCCGACATCGTGGTGTTCATAAACGGCCTTCCTCTGTCCGTGATTGAACTTAAATCCCCCGTTGACGAAAACGCGACAATTTCATCCGCATGGAACCAGATACAGACCTACAAGGAAGAGATTCC from the Candidatus Dadabacteria bacterium genome contains:
- a CDS encoding DUF4276 family protein, translated to MKKVIIVCEGQTEEAFVNKLLYPELWAKGVFTEPRIISTSPLGKGGVLSGERVLRYLRNTLRERGNTYVTTFFDLFALPQDFPGLKNTPMAAGPLDHATEIETALHNAVVREAGCLPERFFPHIQPYEFEALLFSDTTGFVRAEPAWKAFAGKLASIRENAKSPEYINDGADTHPSARLQNLLHPRYKKVTHGAGVSAEIGIDRIRSECQHFDQWLSRIEAVIPLEQQEI